Proteins found in one Microbacterium sp. LWS13-1.2 genomic segment:
- a CDS encoding 3-oxoacid CoA-transferase subunit B has product MSAIESSPATRITREQLAARIAQDIPEGSYVNLGIGAPTLVADYLPQDQEIILHTENGMLGMGPSPAPGAVDPDLINAGKQPVSALAGSAYFHHADSFGMMRGGHLDVCVLGAFQVSQAGDLANWSTGAPGAIPAVGGAMDLAIGAKNVYVMTDLLTKTGESKLVDACTYPLTGVSCVTRVYTDHAVFDVTPDGFAVREAFGDNTIERLAELTGLELTDAPETADAAARSIREEN; this is encoded by the coding sequence GTGAGCGCCATCGAGTCATCGCCGGCCACGCGCATCACGCGCGAGCAGCTCGCCGCGCGCATCGCGCAGGACATCCCCGAGGGCTCCTACGTGAACCTCGGCATCGGGGCGCCCACGCTCGTCGCCGACTACCTGCCGCAGGACCAGGAGATCATCCTCCACACCGAGAACGGGATGCTGGGCATGGGGCCGTCTCCGGCCCCGGGCGCGGTCGACCCCGACCTCATCAACGCCGGCAAGCAGCCGGTCTCCGCGCTCGCCGGATCCGCGTACTTCCACCACGCCGACTCGTTCGGCATGATGCGCGGCGGCCATCTCGACGTGTGCGTGCTGGGTGCCTTCCAGGTGTCGCAGGCCGGTGACCTCGCCAACTGGTCCACCGGAGCGCCGGGCGCCATCCCCGCCGTCGGCGGTGCCATGGACCTCGCCATCGGCGCGAAGAACGTCTACGTCATGACGGACCTGTTGACCAAGACCGGCGAGTCGAAGCTGGTCGATGCCTGCACCTACCCCCTGACCGGCGTCAGCTGCGTCACGCGCGTCTACACGGACCACGCGGTGTTCGACGTCACGCCCGACGGCTTCGCGGTGCGTGAGGCGTTCGGCGACAACACGATCGAGCGCCTCGCCGAGCTCACCGGACTGGAACTGACCGATGCACCGGAGACAGCGGATGCCGCGGCCCGCAGCATCCGGGAGGAGAACTGA
- a CDS encoding 3-oxoacid CoA-transferase subunit A → MIDKTVGSVAEAVAGIRDGATIMIGGFGRAGQPVDLIDALIAQGATDLTIINNNAGNGDVGLAALLAKKRVRKILCSFPRQHDSWVFDGLYRAGEIELELVPQGNLAERIRATGAGIGAFFSPTGVGTQLAEGKELREIEGRTYALEYPIRADVALVGAYRADRWGNLVYRETARNFGPIMAAAATTTIVQVDEIVPLGSLDPESVVTPGIFVDRVVAVGERRWLSDGAFVGGVDIEGRPLVRADSSAEGSEVDQ, encoded by the coding sequence ATGATCGACAAGACCGTGGGGTCTGTCGCGGAGGCCGTGGCCGGCATCCGCGATGGAGCGACCATCATGATCGGCGGCTTCGGCCGCGCCGGGCAGCCGGTCGATCTCATCGACGCGCTCATCGCGCAGGGCGCCACCGACCTGACGATCATCAACAACAACGCGGGCAACGGCGACGTCGGGCTCGCCGCCCTCCTCGCCAAGAAGCGCGTGCGCAAGATCCTGTGCTCGTTCCCGCGCCAGCACGACTCCTGGGTGTTCGACGGGCTGTACCGCGCCGGGGAGATCGAGCTCGAGCTCGTGCCGCAGGGAAACCTCGCCGAGCGCATCCGTGCGACCGGCGCCGGTATCGGCGCCTTCTTCTCGCCGACGGGCGTCGGGACGCAGCTGGCCGAGGGCAAGGAGCTCCGCGAGATCGAGGGGCGCACCTACGCGCTCGAGTACCCCATCAGGGCGGATGTCGCGCTGGTCGGCGCGTATCGCGCCGACCGCTGGGGGAACCTGGTCTACCGCGAGACGGCGCGCAACTTCGGCCCGATCATGGCCGCCGCCGCGACCACCACGATCGTGCAGGTCGACGAGATCGTGCCTCTGGGTTCGCTCGACCCCGAGTCGGTCGTGACCCCCGGCATCTTCGTCGACCGGGTGGTCGCGGTGGGGGAGCGCCGCTGGCTGAGCGACGGCGCGTTCGTCGGGGGAGTCGACATCGAAGGGCGCCCGCTCGTACGTGCGGACTCATCCGCAGAAGGAAGCGAGGTCGACCAGTGA
- a CDS encoding prolyl oligopeptidase family serine peptidase: MSPHVRTRVLGVAAVAAGALLSAGLVAPPAVAATPGDYSGSLPTGTTWLASVPSDWNGTVLLYSHGYRPSFVPGNPAAVAPDDATKTLLLEQGYALVGSSYAASGWAVPTAVDDQLQSLDAMLDETGLDPDHILAYGTSMGGLVTGRIAESAGDVIEGAMPTCGLMEGGVDLNNYQLDGAHAIDQLLAPAQEIDIEGYATLPDAFAASAALTAAVDAGQQTPEGRARIALAAALFHLSDGVLAADAPTDPAVAQQSLYEQLVDTIGFVTPGRFDIESTAGGNATWNVGVDYQKLFAQSADRALVQELYRQAGLDLKGDLATLTQTADVAADPGSVETLRASSGLTGDLEMPVLTLHTLDDILAPVQVEQEYAEDVRAAGDQSLLRQYFVDHIGHCVFTPAEIAAGIETLMDRVESGHWGGQSAERMNRLAASLDESESAFVPTKPGEFLADRERR; the protein is encoded by the coding sequence ATGTCCCCGCACGTACGCACGCGCGTCCTCGGAGTCGCAGCGGTCGCCGCCGGCGCGCTGCTCTCCGCCGGTCTCGTCGCCCCTCCCGCCGTGGCAGCCACCCCGGGCGATTACTCCGGTTCACTCCCCACCGGAACGACCTGGCTCGCCTCGGTGCCCTCGGACTGGAACGGCACCGTCCTGCTGTACAGCCACGGATACCGGCCCTCGTTCGTCCCCGGCAACCCGGCAGCCGTCGCCCCCGACGACGCCACGAAGACACTGCTGCTCGAGCAGGGCTACGCGCTCGTGGGCTCGTCGTACGCCGCGAGCGGTTGGGCGGTTCCCACCGCCGTCGACGACCAGCTGCAGTCGCTCGACGCGATGCTCGATGAGACCGGCCTCGATCCCGACCACATCCTGGCGTACGGCACCTCCATGGGCGGCCTCGTCACCGGCCGGATCGCGGAATCCGCGGGCGACGTCATCGAGGGCGCGATGCCCACGTGCGGGCTCATGGAGGGCGGCGTCGATCTGAACAATTACCAGCTCGACGGTGCGCACGCGATCGACCAGCTGCTGGCCCCCGCGCAGGAGATCGACATCGAGGGCTACGCCACGCTTCCCGATGCGTTCGCGGCGTCGGCGGCGCTGACTGCGGCGGTGGATGCCGGCCAGCAGACGCCCGAGGGGCGTGCGCGGATCGCCCTCGCCGCCGCCCTGTTCCACCTCTCGGACGGCGTGCTCGCGGCGGACGCGCCCACCGATCCCGCCGTGGCGCAGCAGTCGCTCTACGAGCAGCTGGTCGACACCATCGGGTTCGTCACGCCGGGGCGCTTCGACATCGAGTCGACCGCGGGTGGCAACGCGACGTGGAACGTCGGCGTCGACTACCAGAAGCTCTTCGCCCAGTCCGCGGACCGCGCGCTCGTCCAGGAGCTGTACCGGCAGGCCGGGCTGGACCTGAAGGGCGACCTGGCGACGCTGACGCAGACCGCGGACGTCGCGGCGGACCCGGGATCGGTCGAGACGCTGCGCGCGTCGTCGGGGCTCACCGGCGACCTGGAGATGCCCGTGCTGACGCTCCATACCCTCGACGACATCCTCGCCCCGGTGCAGGTCGAGCAGGAGTACGCAGAGGACGTCCGCGCAGCGGGCGACCAGAGCCTGCTCCGTCAGTACTTCGTCGACCACATCGGGCACTGCGTCTTCACGCCGGCCGAGATCGCGGCCGGCATCGAGACGCTGATGGACCGCGTCGAGAGCGGACACTGGGGCGGCCAGTCGGCCGAGCGCATGAACCGCCTCGCGGCGTCGCTGGACGAGAGCGAGTCGGCCTTCGTGCCGACGAAGCCCGGCGAGTTCCTCGCCGACCGCGAACGGCGCTGA